TGTGACCAGATATTCGACGATCCTGGGTCTGATGCCGCGTTCCTCCAGCAGTGCCAGCGTTTGGCGCGATTTGGTGCAGCGGGGGTTGTGGTAGATGGTGACAGTCATCGGGCCTCCGGACTCGGTATGATTAGCCCCTGATTTTGACCGCCGGGCGCCGCCGCCGGCAAGTGCCAGTGATGCAAATTCGGTTAACATAAGGACATGAACTTTCTCCGGACACTGGAGAAGCTGTTGCGCCGGGTGGTGCAGCGCTTTCGCGAGGACCGCTGCACGCGCGTGGCCGGAGCGCTGTCATTCACCACGCTGCTGGCGCTGGTGCCGCTGACGGCGGTCACGTTTGCGGTGCTTTCCGGCTTCGAGATCTTCGGTTCGTGGATGGCGCTGGTGCAGGAATTCATCTACGGCAATTTCGTCCCGGCCGCGGGCGAGGCGGTCAGCCGCTACCTGCAGAAGTTCGCCGCCAACACCGGCAGGCTCACCGCCTGGGGCCTGTTGCTGCTGTTCCTGACCTCGCTCACGCTCATGGCCACGATCGAGCGCGTGTTCAACGACATCTGGCATGTGTCGCAGACCCGCAAGCGCCTGCATCGTTACCTGGCCTATGCCGCGGTGCTGGTGATCGGGCCGGTGCTGATGGGCATCAGCCTGTGGTCCACCTCGCAGCTGGTTTCGCTGCCGCTGTTCGCGCGCCAGGCGACTCTCGGCGGGCTGAAAGTTTTTCTGCTGGCGGTGTCGCCGGTGGTGTTCGAGTGGCTGGCGTTCTGGGCGCTGTATGTCGTGGTGCCGAATTACCGTGTGCGGCTGCGCCACGGCCTGATCGGCAGCCTGTTCACCGTAATTGTGTTCGAGATCGCCAAGCGCATGTTTGCGTTTTTCGTGGTGAATTTTTCCGTTTACAAGACCATCTAC
The DNA window shown above is from Sulfuricaulis limicola and carries:
- a CDS encoding YihY family inner membrane protein yields the protein MNFLRTLEKLLRRVVQRFREDRCTRVAGALSFTTLLALVPLTAVTFAVLSGFEIFGSWMALVQEFIYGNFVPAAGEAVSRYLQKFAANTGRLTAWGLLLLFLTSLTLMATIERVFNDIWHVSQTRKRLHRYLAYAAVLVIGPVLMGISLWSTSQLVSLPLFARQATLGGLKVFLLAVSPVVFEWLAFWALYVVVPNYRVRLRHGLIGSLFTVIVFEIAKRMFAFFVVNFSVYKTIYGAVAALPVFLIWIYLSWTIILAGAVLTATLPEWRRPQAVRRWRRRRSDEA